Proteins from a genomic interval of Actinomycetota bacterium:
- a CDS encoding DUF3499 family protein, giving the protein MERARLCSRPGCAEPAGAALAFQYASRTVWLEDLGEPDPHTIDLCTMHADRLSPPRGWTGEDRRRSAGPAARVAS; this is encoded by the coding sequence ATGGAACGTGCCCGTCTCTGTAGCCGGCCGGGTTGCGCCGAGCCCGCGGGGGCCGCTCTCGCATTCCAGTACGCGAGCCGTACGGTTTGGCTCGAAGACCTGGGCGAGCCCGACCCGCACACGATCGACCTGTGCACCATGCACGCCGACCGCCTCAGCCCTCCCCGGGGCTGGACGGGTGAAGACCGGCGCCGCTCCGCCGGCCCGGCAGCCCGCGTCGCTTCATAA
- a CDS encoding type II CAAX endopeptidase family protein codes for MGGRPDTPRWGLGDAAAGFFVGLVLSSAVAAAFLPDAPGETDISLTGQALSQIGLWTGLVGAAVLASRRKGTGRLAADFGLRARPVDVPVGMLAGALGQLVLVPLVAFLLRPLLGEPEVSGPVQDLVDSATGSAVIGLFVFVVLGAAVVEELFFRGLVMGALRRRMGAVAAVVITGVVFGIAHPQDLPADALALVMISLAALGMMWGALVVRTGRLGPAIVAHATFNAWTLTVLLTR; via the coding sequence TTGGGCGGCAGACCGGACACTCCCCGGTGGGGGCTGGGTGACGCGGCCGCCGGCTTCTTCGTGGGCCTGGTGCTCTCGAGCGCAGTGGCTGCCGCCTTCCTGCCCGATGCTCCCGGGGAGACCGACATCAGCCTCACAGGCCAGGCCTTGTCCCAGATCGGGCTGTGGACGGGCCTGGTCGGGGCGGCCGTGCTGGCCTCCCGCCGCAAGGGTACGGGCCGTCTGGCGGCCGACTTCGGCTTGCGGGCCCGCCCGGTGGACGTGCCCGTGGGCATGCTCGCCGGGGCCCTGGGCCAGCTCGTGCTCGTCCCCCTGGTCGCCTTCCTGCTGCGGCCGCTACTGGGCGAACCCGAAGTGTCGGGACCGGTGCAGGACCTCGTCGACTCGGCCACCGGCTCGGCGGTCATCGGGCTGTTCGTTTTCGTAGTCCTCGGAGCGGCGGTGGTGGAGGAGTTGTTCTTCCGGGGCCTGGTGATGGGAGCGCTCAGGAGGAGGATGGGTGCCGTCGCGGCCGTCGTGATCACCGGTGTGGTCTTCGGGATCGCCCACCCCCAGGACCTGCCGGCCGACGCCCTGGCCCTGGTGATGATCAGCCTGGCCGCCCTCGGCATGATGTGGGGCGCCCTCGTGGTGCGTACCGGGCGCCTGGGCCCGGCCATCGTGGCCCACGCCACGTTCAACGCCTGGACGCTCACCGTGCTTCTCACCCGATGA